Genomic DNA from Leishmania major strain Friedlin complete genome, chromosome 2:
CGCCCAATGTGCCTCCGCCGGCGCCCGCGAGCCATGTCGTCTCCATCGGCTCCAGGTAGCGCATGTCCGCCAAGCACACGCTCGAGcgcggcaccacctccgcctccacgaagcctctctttctgctgcacttcgctgccgccgccgccccggcGGCAGACGCCTTCGTGCCTGGGGTCGCCTTCAGCActgtcgctgccgtggtGGCGTGTACGAGGCGGttcagccgctgccgcacggCCTTCCTGTGCCTCTTCAGCCAGCAGTACTCGAAGGAGCGCTTCAGCAGTGCCTTGTCGGCAACCGAGTAGTACGGTGCCTCGGACGTCGCCTCCCCACAGAGTCGCtcggccgcagcgcccgAGTCGCTAGACGGCACCCACTTTATCGTCGACTCTGATTGCGGCATGCGGACGACCGGCTGCTCCTGCATCGGCGGCCGCTTCTCGGCCAGGAACAACAGCTCGTATACCTCAGAGGCTGTGAGGCTGGCAGACAGAACAGCCTGTGATGTGTTGTTCGTTGTAGGGCTCTTGCCACCGCGCAGATTCACGACGCGTTGCCCACGCGGGgatgctgccgcggcagcggcgccttcaGAGCGCCTCACGGGGTCCACCTGGACAGTATTCAAGTCCGCCTGCATCAGAGTCGACAGCCCGTCGCCGAGAACGCCACGCACGGCATCGCTGGCGAACAGCAGACGCAGTGCAGAGGACGCggtcgctggtggcggtgaaTCCGGCGAAGCGGCGAGCTGGCGCACAGCTGCCAGAGTTTCTACCATTGTGGGCCACAGCCAGCTCGGCGTCACCAGCCACAGCACAAGCTCCGCTTCCGTCCGCGCCGCGATCAGCCACGACGACACGTCCGCCGGTAGCGCGGCCAAAAGACGGCTGCCCATCTTGTCAGGAGGTggcgcggtggcgacgacggccATGTCGTCGCCCGTCGCGTCCTCGccgttgcgctgccgcgacgccgtcgccagcgaCAGCCGCAGGAACGGTTCTGTGTCCCACATCTTTGCGACGGAGGCCGCGAGCGCCGTCCATGCCACGCGTGGTGTTGGGCGGCTACTCAGCACCGCACGATTCCGGGCCGGGGTGCGCAGGTACAGTAGGCGAAGTTTCAGGTCCCAGTTTGGGAGAGCCAGAGAGCCAGTGCGCAGGAAGAACACGTACGATTCGCCCCGATAGAGCTGCAGCGTGGCGTAGTTCCCCACGTAGGGAAAGGCAAAATACCTCTccagtgccgccgctgcgccgtcgacATGTGGCAGATCCGCTTGAGCCGCGGACGCGGCGTCCAGCTGTGTCAGGGGCACCaccacgcggcggcggcgcaggttGTCCTTCCAGCGAAATCCGTAGCTGGCGTCGTCCCAGCCGCTGGCAAAGTCGGGGGGCTCGCAGGTGATGCGGCTGTAGCGCCGCGTGTGCGGAAGACCGGCTCTGTCCTCTGCGCGAAGGGGAAAGGTCACGTTGGAAGGCTTTGAGAAAtcgagctccgccgccgaggagacACCGCTCACGGTGACCACATCAAGCGTCCCGACCGTcaccgcgacgccgcggtgggCTTGGCGGAAAAGTGACTCCACCGTcatggcgcagcgcgcggctGTGAACCGCAACTCATGGAAGCCGTCGTCCCTTGCCTCCAGCGGCGAGCTCGAGGCGGGCTGCTGGGCCTGCGACGAAGTCTCCACGGTGGACGCTCGACGACGGATTGTGTCCACCATTGCAGCCGTGATATCAGTGAGCGTAAAAGGAACGGCAACAAAGATGCTACCCTCCTGGCCGTAGCCGCGACGTGCTGCGTGCGAGACGTCGTAGAACGTACGTGAGCGTTGGATATATTTCGCGTAGCCGTCACCGTTCATCGCCTTCTCCGTGTCCGCAGCCATGCGGTGGAGGCTGCGGCTTCCCTGCATGCTATAATAAGATGAGATGACGCGCAGTGGCGTGAGCTCCACCTCGGCCTGTGTGGGAACCAGGTACCGCTCTACGTACGtctcctgctccgccgtgATCATCTCAGGCTCATCCAAGACCCAGTTGGCGGAGAGGTGACCACCTGCctcaccgccgtcgccgtacAGCccatgcagcagctccaccccGGGAAGCTGCAGACCAGCGACTCTGGCTCCCGCATCTCTCTGTGAGTTGTTGCCACTGTCCGTGaggcctgcagctgcagcgatgccCGCCGGAAGTGTGTCGTACGTGTGATTCACCCGCACGCCACGGTGCGCGGCGtagatgcgcagcagccggacCAGCTCTTCCAAGCTTCCCGTGTACGGATCTGCCCCTCGATCGCTGCCCGACGGCGGAGCatcgccgtcagcgccggcCCCAGGCACCAGTGACACGGTAGGGTTGCCTGGCGTTAAAGGGTGCCGCGTCGCCTTGCCGCCGACCTGCGCGTCCTCGCCTCTGCCATGCATAGTCCTCCACATGACCACCCCGGAGAGCAGGACAAGGGTGCCCAGAGAGAGGACTAGACAGAGAAGCGTGCGGTGGACTGAGCGAGCGGTGCGAGACCGCCGACTCGGCAGCAGTCTCACCGGCATTGTTCCGGTCCTGTGGATGGGGATTCTGAGGACAGGGTGCCCCGATGGCTATGTTCACTGGCTGAACGGCTCTCCGCgtcggcgcgtgcgcgtgcccgACTGCGCGTCAGTCGGAGGAGCGCAGCGAGGGTGTTCtgagcgtgcgtgcgcaagCCAGCGAGAGATAAAAATAGAAAACAACAGGAAGATCAAGGTTACACGGTACTCCGTCCAAGCCTGCGGAgtccgccacacacacgcaatgCACGCGGGCGCGCGAGAACGAAAGACGGAtggcgtgtgtggggaagcGCAGGAGGGGAGGCTGATGCAAGCGCGAGTCCAGTTACGTGCGTGAAGtatgcgcggcagcagcagcagtgttggtgttggtgttggtgatggtgttggtgttggtgctggtggtgtgCCATCACCGCCTCTGAGAAGGAAGGTTGCAAGAGAACAACATGATTGAAGGACGTCACGGCGAaacgcagcagcgaagccgagagagaggagcgaaGGCTGTGCGAGAGcggagacgcacgcgcgcgcatcgACGTGCAGAGtcccgtcaccgccgccatcgtgtGTTGGACACAGTGATGCAGAGGCGTGCAAcgggagaaggaagagaagaaggcAAGGACGGTGATGGTGGGCCGTGCATCCAATCGCCCGCTCATGCACGGCCCACGCCCGCGAGCATCggtcatcgccgccgccaccacgtcgGCTCCTTCGTGTATATATCTCGTTCTCTTCGGATCAGCGCAACCGTGTGCACGCCAGTTCGCGAGactggagaggaggagggaaggagggaaggatGGAGtgggacacacacgcacacacacacacacgcaaccaCACACTAACGCACGTCAGCAGcaagcgccaccgcgaccgcCCTGCGCATTGGGGTTGGCACCGTCCGCCTCGCCAGCACCCCCGGTGCCGTTCGAGGCCGCCTGCATCGCGGATGGAGTGATCAAGAATGGTGACCGGACTATGCCACCAAATTGGCCAGCGCTGATGCCGGGCGCTGATGCGCCACTGCCActcgcacccgctgcaccaacgccgccagcagacgacgacgtcgcccCAGTaacaccagcaccgccacccgtGGAAgccggtgccggcagcgcggcagcgaccTGCCGAAACATGTGCTTGATGTTTGTGCCGTGCTTGGCGCTCACCTCCATGAAGAGTACGCTGCACTCGGACGCCTTCTTCATTGCCTCCTCGGCGCTCACCTCACGCCGCTCCGAGGCTTGATCAACCTTGTTGCCGACGAGCATGATAACGACATCAGCGCCGCTCTCTGAACGCACCTCGTCAATCCATTTAAAGGCGCTGAAGAACGTGGGGCGGGAAGTGATATCGTAAACCACAACAGTCGCGGCACTGTTGCGGATGTAGCTGGGGATCAGCGAGTGGAAGCGCTCCTGCCCCGCCGTGTCCCACAAGTGCAGCCGGACGTCGCGATCATCGTCCAGGTGAACCGTTTTAGAGAAGAAGTCGATGCCGATCGTTGGCTGGTACTGCTGGTCGAATGTGTCGTACATGAAGCGCGTGATAATGCTCGTCTTGCCAACGGATTGGTCGCCCAGAAGGACCAGCTTGTGCTTCGGCATGGATAGCGAGGAAGCCGACACGCCAGCGGCCTTGGCCGGTGCACCGGTGCCGGCTGAGTTCATGCTGCTCCCTGTAttttgttttgcttgttttGGTTGCTGTGATCGGGTAGATAATGTCGTGAGGTGCgctggcgtgcgcgcgtcgTCTCCTTCGGCCGCGCTTCGCTGTCGGTCGTTCGCCCTGCCAATGGTGAAGGGTGCACTCCGtcgcacacgagcacacacaagcgtCGATGCGGAGCCGTGCGCGGACCAACTTCGTCTCGTGACGGTGCAGTCCCAGCGATAAGCCGGGGTCCTACTTCCTTTGCTTCGCTGAGGGAAGTACGCGAGCgaaggagaaagagggggagagacacTCCCGTGTGCGTATGGACGTGCTCGGTGGCGTGCGTGATGGCAGGTGTTGCGCAAGCTTGCGCGCAGCGAAGTCGATTTGAAAACGAAGAGAGGTTGGGCGCATCGCAGAGGACGGTGGACGGGAGTAGAGAGGTGCGACGAGACGTCGCAGCCCGGTGCAGCTGTGTTGCTGCCATCAAGCCCACGTCTCATACGCGATGAGGCGCATCCGGTGCCTCCGATGGCGTGCTCGGGCTTGTTCCcagtgcgcacacgcgcacgcacgcgcctaGAAGCTCTACGTTGTTTCGTTTTATTCCGTTTGGGGAAAGGGATTTGGGGAGCTTTACGCTGATTTTTAGTGCCAAACCACATCAGCGCTCAGAAACCCGCCCTACGACACCATCGTCGGGTATTGCGTGCGCGccatgcatgcatgcatgcattgagagaggtgggagggagagccCGCTACGACGGtggcagagagaggcaacACCGAGAACCCTAAGCACCTGCGCAGCAGAATACCCACACCGCACATCACCACGTCCCCGTGtgtctgcatgtgtgcgtttgtgtgtgtgtgtgtgtgtgtgtgtgtgtacttgTTGGTTTATCGCTTCTTGCCGGTTAGCTCGTTCTTAgtccaacaccaccacccctcctcccatcAACCTGTGCGCGCTCACTGCCTCTAGGCTTCTCTTGCAGTACCaaaatgcacacacacacacacacacgtcacggtcatcatcgccaccgctctccctcttccccacaGCAACTCACGCTCTTccgtgcgcctccttcagAGAACACcatctgcgcgtgtgcgaagaagatgatgatgagggaggaggcgctgaaAGACAGCCAGGctcggtgtgcgcgcaccgACCGACCGACCAAAAACGAAAGCACAGGCAAGCACGCAtgtgcacacgcagcacaAGGCATGCCGCGccatagagagagagagagagttacagacagagacagagaccGCCTACAGCCCTCTGCCTGCTGaggccctcccccctctctcgtgtgGCCTACAGTGACCTCCGCTTGCCCATGTCCtcccgctgccaccgctccACGTTTTGGCGAAAGTCAACAACGAACTCGTCGAACTCGTGTCGCCGCGCATCCTTCTTCATCATGACGCTCTCGTACAGGTGCGTCTTGCACGCGAACACTTCGAGCACGAGTCCGAGAGAAAAACCTACGAGAAAGATGCCAAACATGCGGGCCGGGAACGGCAGTTGGGTGCGGTAAGCGCGGAAGAATCGACTCGACACTGTGCCGTCGCGCAAGAACGGGTCCCGGGTCTTTGGCGCGTTGCGGTACACGCGCTCTACGGCAGTGCGAGATGACAAGcccgaggcagcagcagtagcagcagcagcaggggtTGCACCGtcggcaccagcgctgctCGCAGTCGCCGAAGCCAACCTTGAAGAGAgccggtgcgcgcgcgtcaGTGCTCTGCAGCCATCGCGCATCCCACTCATGGATGCTGCGAGATACAGCCACATATTAGCGTCTTAGCCACTCAGCACGCCACCTATATAGTAGGCGCTCTCGCTGCGCCTCGAATCCACAGCTCGGCTGAGGCCGATTAAGCGAGACAAGGAGAAGTGCGGGACTGCAGCCCAATCTCGCTAGCACTTGCTGtaacgtgtgtgtgtgtgtgtgtgtgtgtgtgtgtgtgtgtgtgtgtgtggcgtgcTCGCAGGAGACGCCGTTGCCTTGAAGCTGCTTTGCTTGCGCGGAGACGTGGAGAGTTTGGCTGTGTGCCAGCGGTTTCACAGCTGGCCGGGCGTGAGTAGGAGCCTCCTCACGAGCCCAAAGGCAGGCGCGGAGAGGCAGTACAGCTTCGCGCACCGGCCAGACGCGACGCTGTACTCTGCAGAGCTACCACAGAACGTGCGCAGCTGTATGCtgggtggtgggtggtggtgatgtcGGCGAC
This window encodes:
- a CDS encoding conserved hypothetical protein (previous protein_id=AAZ10036.1), yielding MFGIFLVGFSLGLVLEVFACKTHLYESVMMKKDARRHEFDEFVVDFRQNVERWQREDMGKRRSL
- a CDS encoding conserved hypothetical protein (previous protein_id=AAZ10034.1), with translation MWRTMHGRGEDAQVGGKATRHPLTPGNPTVSLVPGAGADGDAPPSGSDRGADPYTGSLEELVRLLRIYAAHRGVRVNHTYDTLPAGIAAAAGLTDSGNNSQRDAGARVAGLQLPGVELLHGLYGDGGEAGGHLSANWVLDEPEMITAEQETYVERYLVPTQAEVELTPLRVISSYYSMQGSRSLHRMAADTEKAMNGDGYAKYIQRSRTFYDVSHAARRGYGQEGSIFVAVPFTLTDITAAMVDTIRRRASTVETSSQAQQPASSSPLEARDDGFHELRFTAARCAMTVESLFRQAHRGVAVTVGTLDVVTVSGVSSAAELDFSKPSNVTFPLRAEDRAGLPHTRRYSRITCEPPDFASGWDDASYGFRWKDNLRRRRVVVPLTQLDAASAAQADLPHVDGAAAALERYFAFPYVGNYATLQLYRGESYVFFLRTGSLALPNWDLKLRLLYLRTPARNRAVLSSRPTPRVAWTALAASVAKMWDTEPFLRLSLATASRQRNGEDATGDDMAVVATAPPPDKMGSRLLAALPADVSSWLIAARTEAELVLWLVTPSWLWPTMVETLAAVRQLAASPDSPPPATASSALRLLFASDAVRGVLGDGLSTLMQADLNTVQVDPVRRSEGAAAAAASPRGQRVVNLRGGKSPTTNNTSQAVLSASLTASEVYELLFLAEKRPPMQEQPVVRMPQSESTIKWVPSSDSGAAAERLCGEATSEAPYYSVADKALLKRSFEYCWLKRHRKAVRQRLNRLVHATTAATVLKATPGTKASAAGAAAAAKCSRKRGFVEAEVVPRSSVCLADMRYLEPMETTWLAGAGGGTLGDGDSADREWHAADLRSPRQENSWFTSAVNAGKVHGVATAASLVSQAADGTEEPQLNSPRSPKDAASTPVEPTPYVLQAVASSDLLFGPAEVFFEFDTEHQLRTGARSLSEQLAERRLHRQGLTATAAHARVPEAVELDPSLQFMDSDLEDVYMTQALWTRGWNIFGLTEPVAVGTGEEELSSSASATAPTSSSARDDGPCTVDEAADGVPSELSNARTFTQDKFWALVMAHRDAGTLLGATAARNHSSTPPGSSPPLYPLRRTMKEWELFADMQLTTLRDALRSP
- a CDS encoding small GTP binding protein rab6-like protein (previous protein_id=AAZ10035.1) — its product is MNSAGTGAPAKAAGVSASSLSMPKHKLVLLGDQSVGKTSIITRFMYDTFDQQYQPTIGIDFFSKTVHLDDDRDVRLHLWDTAGQERFHSLIPSYIRNSAATVVVYDITSRPTFFSAFKWIDEVRSESGADVVIMLVGNKVDQASERREVSAEEAMKKASECSVLFMEVSAKHGTNIKHMFRQVAAALPAPASTGGGAGVTGATSSSAGGVGAAGASGSGASAPGISAGQFGGIVRSPFLITPSAMQAASNGTGGAGEADGANPNAQGGRGGACC